In the genome of Sebastes umbrosus isolate fSebUmb1 chromosome 14, fSebUmb1.pri, whole genome shotgun sequence, one region contains:
- the kctd13 gene encoding BTB/POZ domain-containing adapter for CUL3-mediated RhoA degradation protein 1: protein MSAEASVGSDAADSAQSAVSQPAFHNTDELRSRGLLGSKYVKLNVGGSLHYTTVQTLSKEDSLLRSICNGGTEVSIDSEGWVVLDRCGRHFGLVLNFLRDGSVPLPEDHKELDEVLKEAQYYRVQGLVQHCLSAMQKQKDVFETVCRIPMITSAKEEQKMIATCRKPVVKLQNNRGNNKYSYTSNSDDNLLKNIELFDKLVLRFNGRVLFVKDVLGDEICCWSFYGEGRKIAEVCCTSIVYATEKKQTKVEFPEARIFEETLNILIYENGRGTGPGGLHLLDSRGSGSSLGGEEEGATGGDRRVRRIHVRRHIMHDERGPGQQTVYKD from the exons ATGTCTGCTGAGGCTTCAGTAGGCAGTGATGCTGCTGACTCTGCCCAGTCTGCTGTTTCCCAGCCGGCCTTCCACAACACAGATGAGCTCAGAAGTCGGGGTCTTCTGGGGAGCAAGTATGTCAAATTAAACGTGGGCGGCTCGCTGCATTATACAACCGTCCAGACATTAAGCAAGGAAGACAGTCTGCTGCGGAGCATATGCAATGGAGGAACTGAGGTGTCCATAGACTCAGAAG GTTGGGTCGTTTTGGATAGGTGTGGCCGACATTTTGGACTGGTTTTGAACTTCCTGCGAGATGGATCGGTACCGCTTCCAGAGGACCACAAAGAACTGGATGAGGTTCTGAAGGAGGCCCAGTACTATCGGGTCCAGGGACTCGTCCAGCACTGCCTCAGTGCCATGCAG AAACAAAAGGATGTCTTTGAAACTGTGTGTCGCATCCCCATGATCACGTCAGCCAAAGAAGAACAGAAGATGATTGCTACTTGTAGAAAG CCGGTCGTCAAACTGCAGAACAACAGAGGAAACAACAAATACTCTTACACCAG CAACTCTGATGATAACCTGCTGAAGAACATCGAACTGTTCGACAAACTGGTGCTGCGATTTAACGGCCGCGTCCTGTTTGTGAAAGACGTGCTCGGGGATGAGATCTGCTGTTGGTCTTTCTATGGTGAAGGTCGCAAGATCGCTGAAGTATGCTGCACTTCCATCGTCTACGCCACAGAGAAGAAGCAGACCAAA GTTGAGTTTCCCGAGGCTCGAATCTTTGAAGAAACCCTCAACATCCTCATTTACGAGAACGGCAGAGGAACCGGTCCAGGAGGCTTACACCTTTTAGACTCCAGAGGCTCCGGTTCGTCACTGGGAGGCGAGGAAGAGGGCGCTACGGGAGGCGACAGGCGAGTACGACGGATCCACGTGAGGAGGCATATAATGCATGACGAAAGAGGGCCCGGTCAGCAAACTGTGTATAAGGACTAA